Proteins found in one Amycolatopsis aidingensis genomic segment:
- a CDS encoding TetR/AcrR family transcriptional regulator, giving the protein MKSRRLDYSESTRAALVDSAVELFTSRGYAGTSLDEIAKRARVTKGALYHHFSGKQALFEAAFDAVETLVIERLQQIMQGPEPPWERAISGLRAFIRNCLDPSYQRIVIHEAPVVMGWERWREAEDHFSFGIILASLEDLIQAGELDEMPVEITARLLFGALSSAATTIASSPDPKKVGAQVESVIVHLLGGIRRTPGDKPGQQGPARLQPWN; this is encoded by the coding sequence ATGAAGTCAAGGCGGCTCGACTATTCGGAGTCCACCAGGGCGGCCCTGGTGGACAGTGCCGTCGAGCTGTTCACCAGCCGGGGCTACGCGGGTACCTCGCTTGACGAGATCGCCAAGCGCGCGCGGGTCACAAAGGGTGCCCTGTATCACCACTTCAGCGGCAAGCAGGCCCTGTTCGAGGCCGCTTTCGACGCGGTGGAGACGCTGGTGATCGAGCGGCTGCAGCAGATCATGCAGGGGCCGGAGCCGCCGTGGGAACGCGCGATCAGTGGGCTGCGGGCGTTCATCAGGAATTGTCTCGACCCCTCGTATCAGCGCATCGTCATTCACGAAGCGCCGGTGGTAATGGGATGGGAACGCTGGCGTGAGGCCGAGGACCATTTCAGTTTCGGCATCATCCTGGCCAGCCTGGAGGATCTGATTCAGGCCGGTGAGCTGGACGAAATGCCGGTCGAGATCACCGCGCGGCTGCTGTTCGGCGCGTTGTCCAGCGCGGCCACCACGATCGCAAGCTCGCCGGACCCGAAGAAGGTCGGCGCGCAGGTGGAGAGCGTGATCGTGCATTTGCTCGGCGGCATCCGGAGGACACCCGGCGACAAGCCAGGGCAGCAGGGGCCAGCTAGGCTCCAGCCGTGGAACTGA